atttccCATATGTAGGGATCAAATCATCTATGATTCAgcattattacaatttatatGGGGGTTTCTTATGTTCCAATTTTCAGTTTATTTACATACTGCTTTTGATtttcgtttaaaattttaaaaaatataatatatataaattttttttcttcatttcctAATATGTTCCATTAccagaattattttttttttaaaccaaaaatcagataaaaacatatatgaacaaaactTCATTACACATGTTTAAATTCAGATTAgtcactaaaataaaatttcaaatgtcGTTCCTTCTATATACTGTCCACATGGTACTTAACAGTATAACTATGTTCTctaaataaaacatcaactttactttatatttaaattctAACTAAATTAACTTTGTTAAGACTATCGGctttttattatacttttattgAATCGATTAGTTACAACCACTTATGCTATTTCACTTTGAACTaagtaacttttttaaaaaaaagtaatacaCTAGGATCGCTAACCAGTATCAATTGGATCAGAAAAAGATCATTTTCTctcaacatattttcattttcatatttttgaacatttttgaacattttttttactaagACCATAAAATGAATTGTAAATTCATGTAAGAATTAAACTtacgaacccggcgcgtagcgccagAATACCACTAGTATAGTCTACAGTGTTCGCATGACGAATTCTGTcaataatatgtatataaaaactGAATAAATGATGCATTTGCATACGGTTTAAAACCACTCTCATATTTTGGCTAAGACTCCGTCATCTGACCATATTTTATAGGAGTTATTATATGTACACGAGTAGATATATAATGGTCGTTGAAACATCTTCCTCTGAATAGATACTCCGTATACGACTAAAGACTATTGTAAGATAGTTAAAACCGTATGAACACAAATCAAAGTGCAACTTTCagataatacatatatatccaAGTATAAGAACTTTACACacctataaaaatgaaaataaatggtACAGAGAAAAATAGTGATCAGAAATACATGACGGTGGATGCAAATCGGAGCAACTTATCCAAAGCATTAGACGAAAACTTGCGAGCAAAGAGAAAGCAAGGCCTCGTCTTATCCACTCCTTTGTGTTCACAATACTCTTTGTCACTCCTCCTAAGCCACTTCAAGAACTCCACATTCACCTCCGGCCCACCAAACGATCTCGGATGGGCCCTACGCTTCCCCCAGTCAGTCCACGTCAGCGTCCTGTTTGAGTTACGCGACCCAAGGCTGGGCGTCAAGTTGAGTAGCGTCGGTAAGTAGTGCTCGTCCGGACACCGACAGTATGCCTTGAAGATGGGCCAGTAGAATGTGTCGGAGACAGTCTCCAGGGCCATGGGTCGGTCTAGCTCGAACCACTGAGAGCCTTTACGCCAGTGGTGCATGTGGATGTGCGGATACATGCGGCGGTTGTAGCGGACGCGGCCGAAGGGGAGGTCGTAAGAGTCTACGTGGGTTTGAGTGGAGTTGATGAGGTAAGAGTAGATAGTGGTGAAGTTGAAGAGAGGGATGCATGCTTCGGAGAAGAGAAGGAAACGCTCGTTGTTGATGTCTAATAATGCGTTTGCTAGTAACCTACGTTCTGCGTCTACCATGTTTGCGTTTGCCCAGTCCACTCTCTGCGTTAATACATAATGACGTTAGATTGTGATCTCTTTGATTAGATACAAATTTTTGTATTCATCAATTGTGCAATTGTTTTGAGATTATATACTACCAAGAAAATTAATACTAATCGAACCTATTTAGTTCAGAGTGGGTATTTAGGTTAGTGGTTAAGTACACGGTTAACGATATGTAGAATGGTAGATAGagctatttaaaatataaaatgtagaAAGGTAGATAGagctatttaaaatataaaatgtattcCATTATATGCCACACAAGTCATTGTGGTCTTTTTGTGAATGGGTTAAAGTGTTAAACGCTATTTGTATTTTCCCCAAACCTAGCTACTATTGCAACAAACCAAAATGGAAAAGAGAAGGCAGAAAGGGAAATATAATAAACGATGGGGTTAGAAGCTGGCCTTGCTTGGAATGCGGCGGCCATGAAACACCGAGCCTTGGGGCATGGACTCTTTGTAAGACGGATTGGTGTGAATATAAATAGTGAAAAGACCTTCATACCCTCGAAAGAATCTTTCCCATAGAGGAGACAGAGGTAAAGGTCCCCTTGTCAAGAACATGAAAGCAACCTTAGGGGTTCGAGAGAAAGGGTAGGGGGAGGAGGAGATGTAACGAGGACGAGTTGGGATCTTAGGATCCATTGAAGCTCTCCAAAAGAGCTCGTTGTCTTCCATATTATGCATGATGTTAATCTTCGGTGGCCTCAGAAACATTTCGATCTCGTAGTTCTGAGGCAAAGGAGAAGAAGTAGGGGGAGGAGGAGATGTAACGAGGACGAGTTGGGAAATACTTTGAACGGTTGGATAATAAGGCAAAAATGATGCTTCTAGAGAAGAATGAACAATGATTCCAACTACCACGCCCAAGCAGAGGATGAAGAAATAGAAAAGGAGATTTAGGAAATGGTGGAGCAGTGGATTGAGAAGCTTGATCACTAGAAATAATGATGTTGATGATGAGTTTCGGTCCTTTTGTGTTGGCATCTCCGACTAAGAAATACATGAGTATGAGaattttgcttttaaaatataaagaggTTAGAAGTGGATGGATGGATCTTAATTTTTAGTTGGAATGAGGTGAAGAAGTGGAGATGAGCAAGTAAAACTGAAGATCTTTGTTGCATGAATGATTAGGACGTTAACAAAAATTACACACGCAATGGAGTAAGTTTTTGGTATTTTTCGACTAATCCAATTGTAATCTCAACAGCATTTTGTTATTCtttcatttttaagaaaatcttGAAGCTACTTTTtggaggtgttattggtttatatattttgattgatttagaaatccatatagtatttataaatccaagtaaaatatgcaaatccggaaGTTTTCCCTTGGATTTGagtctttatatttttaactaaaaaatccaaacaaatccattcaaatccattataaaatcaaatatattagtaaatccgtacgattgaataacacttgatttgatacagaatttacgaattattaaaccaataacacatgattttaatacagatttgaaaatcatagaaccaataacactagatttagttcggattttcaaatccattaaaatacaacaaccaataacccctacttaGTTAGGATATCTTCATATCCAATTTTTATAGGATAAGTATATTCCTTATAGTTCCGAAAAAAAAGTATATTCCTTATATATTTACGATACGACAGCTGAGGCGTTAATCGATTGATGTTAGGAGttaaagcactgagaatgcaagtacttacttaatctaagtgcaaccaatgatttagatggtttttaaactaatgattaatgataaatgaaatgactttctttactaagagaaaagagaactcatgggcatatggattagaccttgggtgatcaagtttcgaactaaagatggcaaacgatcaatcaaactatcaaccttaagcttagacacaatcttaaacaaactctatgtctagatgaatgttcatttactaacatatctcaaacatcaaatgtctttggttgaataatatgaaagcaatcattactaacagatttattggctatcttaacacctttaacaacaaatgtctttggtaaagtatgttaaaagcttatgagagttgtctcaggcatttcatcaaacaccttgtgggtggaaaatgtctaaagatcaacttttgagtggccaactcataagatgcattatgaatactctactagcaagaaacaagaatgatctacactaaaacatcctagaactaacctaatcacccttgatctccctaacccatgaattcaaaaggtgattactcactaatctccatgattcctcttaaacccatggtggatttcagattaatcatgtagagaaatagataagaaatcaacaaaaaCACAAGACGagagcaatgaaatctgaatccaaaagaagttttactagttgttctccAGAAAAAGAAATTCAGATCTGGTGGCTTACAaaagtacttaaaacataggttttcagaagtaaaaaacgtgcataataaaatgaccaaaaggcccttgagtagaAATGAATTCGAGTAATCAGACGtcgcgcagcgacctccagtagtcgctccgagaggtcgctccaggcttcgggagcgacctggaggggtcgctgcgagacgtcgctctgggtcgctcttcgcgagcgacctcgctgcgtcgctccggtcacgtcgctccgggtgatggagacgcgagcgacctcgctgcgtCGCTCTGgtcaagtcgctctgaaagggtgtcacagcgacttcacggtgtcgctccggtgaggtcgctcccatgcactgctcgtccaatgatcacctttttcacctcttttgagctccaaatgcacccaaatgtctccaagaactccatgtggtactccaatacctgataaggactcatgtatgcaaaatgcaacctaaacaagGCTAAATCCTactctatatgatcaaaatgcacatgggtgaatgaataagacaatgaaaatatgcaagatatcatagATATCATTCATCTTGTATGTATACTGTCTTACGTTCAATGGAAAGGTGATCATGACCAATTCCCAAACACTTGCATGGTATCAAAACCTCCAAACTTAACTAATGAAAATATTGATTTCATCGATCCATACTCTTATAATTGGTTCAAAAATGGCTTGCGCTTTCCGATACAAAAATAATGGTCTACGAGATTATTAGAGTTATGTAGAAATTAATGGAGTTATGTAAAGATTAATGGATCATAAACCTAATCTCTAGAAATTAATGGAATTATGTAAAGATTAATGgattataaacataataaatatataaaaattttggaTCAATTTATTTACTgccaattagttttaaattggaAGATTAAGAAATTTAACATGATACGAAAatatcctaacttatatatatataataaatgtacGCATCAAAGTTCTAAACTTGGTAGCACGGAAGCTCATCAAACGTCTGCATTTCGCTTCGGAATCGAAATCAAACGTTTGTGAAAGCTTTCGAAATCTAGTTTCCAAAACGTTTCTAAAATAACTTCGTTGGAATTTTACGTTTCCGTTTGAACTTCCTCTTCTGTCGTAAAACTTAATGtcatcaataaataaaaatatataaaattatgtttttattttggataaaatctaaaaattaatagtattaaaataaaaaggataaaatattcaaatattaacACTAATACCACAAATTATCTTTGTGCACAACAACtttttataatagattttgcatatatattcaagtatattttaagatagtCAATTTGATTAATTGgataatagtttttataaacttAATCTGTTAGTATTTTCATGATTATAATATGAAATCAGTTGAAtggatataaaattattaagatgaataagtgattttaatttttaatttaaatcatatacttCTTAGTCacatgtttttataaaattatatatatatatatatatatatatatggatgtaTGCTTCTAAGATATATccgtttattaatttttaacaaaattttgcATCTACACTTCTATATGATTTCGCTTCTACATGACCAAGTCTGATTCCATATAACATAGGTTCAAAAGTACATCAAAGCTCTAAAATTATTCAATCTTTGCCTTTCTCTGGATCTTACGTGGTctcgttgaaaaaaaaaaaaatatacactttGAGGTATACGTGGCAAAGGCATTTTTCAGTTTGTCTTCCCAAAACCAGTTGCTATAAGcagatatgtatttttaattgtGATTTGAATGTTTTACTTATAGTTGTttaatttcttctttttgtaactaatatttgtttaaattaattgCTTTTACGTATCATCTATGTAGATGATTGAttgctttctttcttatttGGCCATAAGATACTGTGattgatgtatatatatttaatagccTTTCCCGAAGATATTATTTTCTGGTAATCGTCAACAACACATTCGTAAGACGTCCAAGTTTATATTGGTTGGCGCTTGCAACAACTcaattgtataaataaaatgggattgtgattttttttttgacacaaAAATGAGATTGTGATTAAATTTAGACAAATGGAAGTTAGTAGTATAAGTTAACCCTGAATTGGGATTGCTTATAGGTATTGAAGTGAATTCACTACGAAGGGTGAAAGTTACTTGGCCATAAAAGCAGGATTTTTCAGATTGGTATATTCAAACAACTAGATTTTAATGTTTATAGATAAAGATGTGAATTTCATTTACCCGACTTTTATAGTATGCTATGCATAGACATGATACCAACTTTGCTTTTTTCAAATAAAGGTAAAACAGTTTAGCTTCGAAAATTACCTAGAAATTTAATCTTATGTAACCCACATTTACGAATAAGTTTTCTCACATGGGTACGTGTTAAGTGACTAAAGTCTAACATATGATCATGTAGACTGTTAAACAATGTGGGTGAAAATCTGTTTTTCAAAGCGAACGATCATCGCCGGATCAAAtccatatatcaaaataattaaacttttatagaaaaaattaactatttataccagtcaatatatatataatttaaaaaatgattacCATCATGTgaggataaaaaaattatattctggCATCAAtaacatataattaataatattgaatttACATGATTTAAACATTAAGTAAATAAACTTTTCACcctttgtatattttaaattgtgaaatccaaaaaaaaatcttacaattGTTCTAAATATACTTAATTACAtatcttaaatatttaaaatataattttcttttgtaactAGAAAATTTTACAGGATTACAGAATTATATAAACAAACCACCTAAATGTACATACCTACCGACATCACGCAAAAATGATACGTGgttaaaaaaaaggtaaaaatagtTGCCtactgagatttttttttgttcaaagtcTACTGAGATTTTTATCTGTAAATTTATCTGTAAAGTTGGTTGCACATGAAGTATTGTTGGAAGCTTCATTCCATTTGGGACATAAGATTTTGTTCGTTTCATAGAAATGAATCTTCAGCTCCATATAATATACAAGTCAGTTGAAAATCGTCAGATTAGACTAAGACTAACGATGCCTGAAGGCTGAAAGTACGTGGCCCAGCTCCTCAGAACTAAGTTGACTTGTTGAACCAAGGAGAGATGTACaacgaaaaaatattttgtgatcTTAGGTGATAGGCTAATGAACTTTAGGAATTTGTCAAATATTATTCAAAACTTGATTCTAAATGCAAAAGTATATTCAAATTtcaatgaaatataaaaataacccAAATGCCAGTGAAATTACAACCAACTCattataatcaaataaaaaatcagaattcatttttttacggttatataaattttataaggtTTTGTAAGTCTTTTGGAGAAAGTCTTCTCGTATAATATCTGCATAACTACCTActtgtatttgttttatttttttgtcatcacaAATTAATATACATGAGTTAAGAATTGAACATGTAAATATGTTACTAAGGATGTAAAGCATCCGCAGATAAGAATGTTACCCAGGAGCGgctccaattttttttgtttcttacatctgatatcttgcatatttctattgttttatccatttatccatgtgcattttgatcatatagattaggatttagccatgtttaggttgcattttgcatacatgagtccttatcaggtattggagtaccacatggagttcttggaggcacttggaggcatttggagctcaaaaatgagtgtttagagtggtcattgggcgagcaaggcatgggagcgaccagtctggagcgacaccaccaagtcgctctgatcaccctACTGGAGCGACCtaaccagagcgacagggagaagtcgctcgcggtttcatcactcggagacgcgagaacgagcccggagcgacctctcggagcgacacagcgaggtcgctccagctgagagcgacgttatgggagcgacagggagaagtcgctcgcggtttcatcaccCAGAGACGCGAGAAGgaacccggagcgacctctcgcagcgacacagcgaggtcgctcccgaagcctagagcgacttgtcggagcgacgggcTGAGGTCGCTGCGCGTTTTATTTCTACTCGAActtgtgatttctcaagggccttttggtcatttcattatgcacgtttttattttctaaacctatgttttaatactctaggAGCCACCAAGAGGgggatcatctttgttcttagaaaaaccaccaaaaaacctttggaaagtcatctctttgaatcaattgatcagtttattattgagaattctgtgttcttatctatttcctgtgtttctctacatgattaatctgaaatccaacatgggtttaagaggaatcatggagattagtgagtaatcaccttttgaattcatgggttagggagattaagggtgattaggttagaactaggatgttttagtgtagatcattcttgttccttgctagtagagtagcataatgcatcttctgagttggccactcaaagttgatcaataggcatttcccacccgaaaggtgtttgatgaaatgcccgagacaactctcctaagcttttagcatactttgccaaagacatttgttgttagagatgctaagatagctaatagacttgttagtaatgattgctttcatattattcaaccaaagacatttgatgtttgagatatgttagcaaatgagcattcatctagacatagagcttgcttagaattgtgtctaggcttaaggttgatagtttgattgatcatttgccatccttagttcgatacttgatcacccaaggtctaatccctatgcccatgagttctcttttcccttagtcaagaagtatcattctgttattgctttctagttttagtcatagcttaaaacccatctaaatcattggttgcacttagattaagtgagtacttgcattctcagtgctttgatatccctcagaactggttcgacaatcatttatactacagcatttgtcttaggagccttgaaaactcctaacatcaaattggcgccgttgccaatttctgagtagatttaaacactgagatttagtcaattgcttgagactaagtcatttttattttcttttgttactgactc
This Brassica napus cultivar Da-Ae chromosome C6, Da-Ae, whole genome shotgun sequence DNA region includes the following protein-coding sequences:
- the LOC106405047 gene encoding glycosyltransferase BC10-like → MPTQKDRNSSSTSLFLVIKLLNPLLHHFLNLLFYFFILCLGVVVGIIVHSSLEASFLPYYPTVQSISQLVLVTSPPPPTSSPLPQNYEIEMFLRPPKINIMHNMEDNELFWRASMDPKIPTRPRYISSSPYPFSRTPKVAFMFLTRGPLPLSPLWERFFRGYEGLFTIYIHTNPSYKESMPQGSVFHGRRIPSKRVDWANANMVDAERRLLANALLDINNERFLLFSEACIPLFNFTTIYSYLINSTQTHVDSYDLPFGRVRYNRRMYPHIHMHHWRKGSQWFELDRPMALETVSDTFYWPIFKAYCRCPDEHYLPTLLNLTPSLGSRNSNRTLTWTDWGKRRAHPRSFGGPEVNVEFLKWLRRSDKEYCEHKGVDKTRPCFLFARKFSSNALDKLLRFASTVMYF